A stretch of the Deinococcus carri genome encodes the following:
- a CDS encoding beta strand repeat-containing protein — MKRLLQKLLPFLGLLSVSASAQTNTGISSTPRMQQSGRVDYVALGASFRTDNGNGGNTCTVKTGTTTTSTGSGNLPNGEVVANNAVVQASDRSAAQLVPTGSTIKAAYLYWVASQNSDDPASADKQVTFIVNGVPNTVTASRVWTGVNSNGGSMGAFADVTGLMGSVTAANATMRMDGLSIQNNGDQCRNATVHGAWTLYIVYENAGLSSKLISFYDGLEYIGGSAGIANKTITASGFSVPNASSLDRVSKVSVMVADGDYDAAGDSLSLKSNLNTAATTQSSASRGAGNFFGGVVSAAAEDGTETRQTGSVNTAASTTGGLDIATIFAPTSVIPAGTGTITATIDSQAGELLITHSLVVMANTSNANVRIAKTLEGTATTYRVGDALKYLLTVDNRQGTYEALNVVTTDTLPRGLTYNGTEISYDGGTSWAALSGVTTSVDATGVTTITLPAVRRLDNDGKVWGGTGSVATQLGTQDVKYRLSVTANGAVTGSLNNQANVTTGSAETATTDNSSSASVTILPQADLAVTKTDGVSSVMYGSDTVYTVRVTNAGPAAVTDAVLQDPAVSGLSVSGVSCSAATGNRCAAPPTAAQLQSTGGATLPALASGEFFELQVTANVTASGSVTNTAQVSLPSGSGVTDPVPGNNTAADTDSVVLPSGPAVPPGVWSASTCLDFSGVALSVNGAPVTKTLTTPEGVLITYTLDVTSNAQYGTGNTPSNPSGEAVLNGYVPGSWSGDRWDDYFGSGKTNAVVNRPVGRKVGYTLSAYATYGGQAVPLTLLTGSAEDDASNEYVMTTTNGTPFAVVDRTVASTVNGTLTVSGSGTTAKMTVDSANGNFLLLGTTKMDATAAAPLVLTNELAGNGATAQGYCLAYTYDRGDAPSSYLRAAHLQYLSFGTTLANGTYNLRDAAVAPSAATSRTSAFLGGQPTSEATERGTNGTADSDDAVPGTLPTLGNNAATYSVTLAYTNASGAPVTLAGWVDFDGNGTFDAGERTTTSLVAGSGNVTLTWNGISANSNRSAARYARFRISSDATSAGNPSGTAPDGEVEDYPVPYSVTPDLTLTKAGPAYAKPSTVANTDPAAGPVVAAGDSFISYTLTVNTAGADATGTTTVTDTLPAGLSWTPSGNYTAGPGSWTCGVSGQTITCTTSSTITVGTPQTITLNNVRVGPGTAAGATFTNTATVANPNEAAADKNAGNTGTASTKLVLTQVTKEVRLLPGATFGKSASVRPGDVLEYCIDTRNLGGADLTNYVLSDTLNSSGRSLTSITTDTAYGGKAIKWTRTPASGTATTASFTAVAGDDAGTLTDSSLSVNLGTLVAGETVRTCFQVQVR, encoded by the coding sequence GTGAAGCGACTGCTCCAAAAGCTCCTGCCGTTCCTGGGCCTGTTGAGTGTCTCGGCCTCCGCCCAGACGAATACCGGAATCAGCAGCACCCCCCGTATGCAACAGTCTGGCCGCGTCGACTATGTGGCGCTGGGGGCCAGCTTCCGAACCGACAACGGCAACGGTGGAAACACCTGTACGGTCAAAACGGGGACCACGACGACCTCGACCGGGAGCGGCAACTTGCCCAATGGCGAGGTCGTCGCCAACAACGCCGTTGTCCAGGCGTCTGACCGCTCTGCCGCACAGCTCGTTCCTACGGGATCGACCATCAAGGCCGCTTACCTGTACTGGGTCGCCTCACAGAACAGTGACGATCCGGCCTCTGCCGACAAACAGGTGACCTTCATCGTCAATGGCGTACCGAACACGGTGACGGCCAGTCGGGTATGGACGGGGGTCAACAGCAACGGCGGCAGCATGGGGGCTTTTGCCGACGTGACCGGGCTGATGGGCAGCGTCACCGCGGCCAACGCCACCATGCGCATGGATGGGCTGAGTATCCAGAACAATGGCGATCAGTGCAGGAACGCCACGGTGCATGGTGCCTGGACGCTGTACATCGTGTACGAGAACGCGGGTCTGAGCAGCAAGCTCATCTCCTTTTACGATGGCCTGGAGTACATCGGCGGCAGTGCGGGGATCGCCAACAAGACCATTACGGCCAGTGGCTTCTCGGTGCCCAATGCCAGCAGTCTCGACCGTGTCTCCAAAGTCAGCGTCATGGTGGCCGACGGGGATTACGACGCGGCGGGCGACAGCCTGAGTCTGAAATCCAACCTGAACACCGCCGCGACCACCCAAAGCTCGGCCAGCCGGGGCGCTGGCAACTTCTTCGGGGGGGTCGTTTCCGCCGCAGCGGAAGACGGCACGGAAACGCGGCAGACGGGATCGGTCAACACGGCGGCCTCCACCACCGGCGGGCTGGACATCGCCACCATTTTCGCGCCCACCAGCGTGATTCCTGCCGGAACCGGCACCATCACGGCCACCATCGATTCTCAGGCTGGGGAACTGCTGATCACCCACAGCCTGGTGGTGATGGCGAACACGTCCAACGCGAATGTCCGCATCGCCAAGACGCTGGAGGGCACCGCCACGACCTACCGGGTCGGTGACGCCCTGAAATACCTGTTGACGGTCGACAACCGCCAGGGAACCTATGAAGCGCTGAATGTGGTGACGACCGACACCCTCCCCAGGGGCCTCACGTACAACGGCACCGAAATCAGCTACGACGGCGGCACCAGCTGGGCGGCCCTGAGCGGCGTGACCACCAGTGTCGACGCCACGGGGGTGACCACCATCACCCTGCCCGCCGTGCGTCGCCTGGACAACGACGGCAAAGTCTGGGGCGGCACCGGCAGCGTCGCCACCCAGCTCGGCACCCAGGACGTGAAATACCGTCTCAGTGTCACCGCCAACGGTGCGGTCACCGGCAGCCTGAACAACCAGGCCAATGTCACGACCGGCAGCGCCGAGACCGCCACCACGGACAACAGCAGCAGTGCCAGTGTGACCATCCTGCCCCAGGCCGACCTCGCCGTCACCAAGACCGACGGCGTCTCTTCGGTCATGTACGGCAGCGATACGGTCTACACGGTCCGCGTGACCAACGCTGGCCCGGCGGCCGTGACGGATGCCGTCCTTCAGGACCCCGCCGTGAGCGGCTTGAGCGTCTCCGGCGTGAGCTGCTCGGCGGCCACGGGCAACAGGTGTGCGGCACCGCCGACCGCGGCCCAACTCCAGAGCACCGGGGGTGCCACCCTGCCGGCACTGGCCTCCGGGGAATTCTTTGAACTCCAGGTGACGGCCAACGTCACGGCGAGCGGGAGCGTGACCAATACCGCCCAGGTCAGCCTGCCCTCGGGCAGCGGCGTGACGGACCCGGTCCCCGGCAACAACACGGCGGCCGACACGGACAGCGTCGTGCTGCCGTCCGGCCCCGCGGTCCCTCCGGGTGTCTGGAGTGCCAGCACCTGCCTGGACTTCAGCGGGGTGGCCCTGAGTGTCAACGGGGCACCTGTCACCAAGACGCTCACGACGCCTGAAGGGGTGCTGATCACCTACACCCTCGATGTCACCAGCAATGCCCAGTACGGCACGGGCAACACCCCCAGCAACCCCAGTGGCGAAGCGGTCCTCAACGGCTACGTTCCAGGCTCCTGGAGTGGCGACCGCTGGGACGACTACTTCGGCAGCGGCAAGACGAATGCCGTGGTGAACCGGCCCGTGGGCCGCAAGGTGGGCTATACCCTGAGCGCTTATGCCACCTACGGCGGCCAGGCCGTGCCCCTCACGCTGCTGACCGGCAGTGCCGAGGACGACGCCAGCAACGAGTACGTCATGACCACCACCAACGGCACCCCCTTCGCGGTGGTGGACCGCACGGTCGCGTCGACGGTCAACGGCACCCTCACCGTCTCGGGCAGCGGCACCACCGCCAAAATGACCGTGGACTCCGCAAACGGCAACTTCCTGCTGCTCGGCACCACCAAGATGGACGCGACGGCGGCGGCCCCCCTGGTGCTGACCAACGAGCTGGCGGGCAACGGGGCCACCGCGCAGGGGTACTGCCTGGCCTACACCTACGACCGTGGGGACGCGCCCAGCAGCTACCTCAGGGCCGCCCACCTCCAGTACCTCAGCTTCGGGACGACCCTGGCGAACGGCACCTACAACCTCAGGGACGCGGCCGTCGCCCCCTCCGCCGCGACCAGCCGCACCTCGGCCTTTCTGGGAGGCCAGCCGACCAGCGAGGCCACCGAACGCGGCACCAACGGCACGGCCGACAGTGACGACGCCGTCCCCGGCACGCTGCCGACCCTCGGCAACAACGCGGCGACCTACAGCGTGACTCTGGCCTACACCAACGCCTCCGGTGCCCCAGTGACGCTGGCGGGCTGGGTGGACTTCGACGGCAACGGCACCTTTGACGCGGGTGAGCGCACCACGACCAGTCTGGTGGCGGGCAGTGGCAATGTCACCCTCACCTGGAACGGCATCAGCGCGAATAGCAACAGGTCGGCGGCCCGCTACGCCCGCTTCCGGATCAGCAGTGACGCGACCAGCGCGGGCAATCCCAGCGGCACCGCCCCCGACGGTGAGGTCGAGGACTATCCGGTGCCTTATAGCGTCACGCCCGATCTCACCCTGACCAAGGCTGGCCCGGCCTATGCCAAGCCCAGCACCGTCGCCAATACCGATCCTGCCGCCGGTCCGGTCGTGGCCGCCGGGGACAGCTTCATCAGCTATACGCTCACGGTCAATACCGCTGGAGCCGACGCTACCGGGACCACGACCGTCACCGATACCCTGCCCGCTGGCCTGAGCTGGACGCCGTCTGGCAACTACACGGCCGGCCCCGGCAGCTGGACCTGTGGCGTTTCCGGCCAGACCATTACCTGCACGACCAGTAGTACCATCACCGTCGGGACGCCCCAGACCATCACCCTCAACAACGTCCGGGTCGGCCCCGGCACGGCGGCAGGCGCGACCTTTACCAACACGGCGACGGTCGCCAACCCCAACGAGGCTGCGGCGGACAAGAACGCGGGGAACACGGGAACCGCCAGCACCAAGTTGGTGCTGACGCAGGTGACCAAGGAAGTGCGGCTCCTGCCTGGTGCCACCTTCGGGAAGAGCGCGTCCGTGCGGCCCGGTGACGTTCTGGAATACTGCATCGACACCCGGAACCTGGGGGGTGCGGACCTGACGAATTATGTCCTCAGTGACACGCTGAACAGCAGTGGCCGCTCGCTGACCAGCATCACGACCGACACTGCGTATGGCGGCAAGGCCATCAAATGGACCCGCACCCCAGCCAGCGGAACAGCCACCACCGCCAGCTTCACCGCCGTGGCAGGCGACGATGCTGGAACCCTGACGGACAGCAGCCTGTCGGTCAACCTGGGGACGCTGGTCGCCGGGGAGACAGTCCGCACCTGCTTCCAGGTCCAGGTCAGGTAA